The following proteins are encoded in a genomic region of Cricetulus griseus strain 17A/GY chromosome 7, alternate assembly CriGri-PICRH-1.0, whole genome shotgun sequence:
- the Antkmt gene encoding adenine nucleotide translocase lysine N-methyltransferase isoform X3 has protein sequence MDHDDPAEALTALRERRPGLVEILQAAAGSGLAAYAVWALLLQPGFRRVPLRLQVPYVGASARQVEHVLSLLRGRPGKMVDLGSGDGRIVLAAHQCGLRPAVGYELNPWLVGLARLHAWRAGCSGSVCYHRKDLWKVNLRDCHNVSVFLAPSVLPLLEDKLQVELPAGARVVSGRFPLPTWQPVAVVGEGLDRVWAYDVHGTGPAVPSCGVPIKAIPKSTSTSIPRTVV, from the exons ATGGATCACGACGACCCTGCCGAGGCTTTGACTGCGCTGCGCGAGAGGCGGCCGGGCTTGGTGGAAATATTGCAAGCGGCGGCAGGCTCCGGGTTGGCCGCCTACGCTGTGTGGGCGCTGCTTCTGCAACCCGGGTTCCGCCGCGTGCCTCTGAGGCTGCAG GTACCCTACGTTGGCGCGAGTGCCCGGCAGGTTGAGCACGTGCTATCGTTGTTGCGAGGCCGCCCTGGAAAAATGGTGGATCTAGGCTCTGGTGATGGCAGGATC GTGCTGGCGGCCCACCAATGTGGTCTCCGTCCAGCTGTGGGTTATGAGCTGAACCCGTGGCTTGTGGGACTTGCACGACTGCATGCCTGGAGGGCTGGTTGTTCTGGGAGTGTCTGCTACCATCGAAAGGATCTCTGGAAG GTGAACCTCAGAGACTGTCACAATGTGTCTGTGTTCCTGGCCCCCAGTGTG CTCCCACTACTGGAGGACAAGCTGCAAGTAGAACTACCTGCAGGGGCCCGTGTGGTGTCTGGACGTTTCCCCCTTCCCACCTGGCAGCCTGTAGCAGTGGTGGGTGAAGGCCTGGACAGAGTCTGGGCCTATGATGTCCATGGTACTGGGCCTG CCGTGCCTTCTTGTGGGGTGCCCATCAAGGCCATCCCAAAGTCCACTTCTACCTCCATCCCTAGGACTGTTGTTTGA
- the Antkmt gene encoding adenine nucleotide translocase lysine N-methyltransferase isoform X2, translating to MDHDDPAEALTALRERRPGLVEILQAAAGSGLAAYAVWALLLQPGFRRVPLRLQVPYVGASARQVEHVLSLLRGRPGKMVDLGSGDGRIVLAAHQCGLRPAVGYELNPWLVGLARLHAWRAGCSGSVCYHRKDLWKVNLRDCHNVSVFLAPSVVGLGSAVLLEAPTTGGQAASRTTCRGPCGVWTFPPSHLAACSSGG from the exons ATGGATCACGACGACCCTGCCGAGGCTTTGACTGCGCTGCGCGAGAGGCGGCCGGGCTTGGTGGAAATATTGCAAGCGGCGGCAGGCTCCGGGTTGGCCGCCTACGCTGTGTGGGCGCTGCTTCTGCAACCCGGGTTCCGCCGCGTGCCTCTGAGGCTGCAG GTACCCTACGTTGGCGCGAGTGCCCGGCAGGTTGAGCACGTGCTATCGTTGTTGCGAGGCCGCCCTGGAAAAATGGTGGATCTAGGCTCTGGTGATGGCAGGATC GTGCTGGCGGCCCACCAATGTGGTCTCCGTCCAGCTGTGGGTTATGAGCTGAACCCGTGGCTTGTGGGACTTGCACGACTGCATGCCTGGAGGGCTGGTTGTTCTGGGAGTGTCTGCTACCATCGAAAGGATCTCTGGAAG GTGAACCTCAGAGACTGTCACAATGTGTCTGTGTTCCTGGCCCCCAGTGTGGTAGGTCTTGGGTCTGCTGTCCTGCTGGAAG CTCCCACTACTGGAGGACAAGCTGCAAGTAGAACTACCTGCAGGGGCCCGTGTGGTGTCTGGACGTTTCCCCCTTCCCACCTGGCAGCCTGTAGCAGTGGTGGGTGA